The Halorhabdus sp. BNX81 genome includes a region encoding these proteins:
- the brz gene encoding transcriptional regulator Brz, which yields MGIEQLSCPACGATFEMGLPRDVTVQSVTTEDREEPDDDRVKVRPNACPNGHECYVMFRF from the coding sequence ATGGGGATCGAACAGTTGTCGTGTCCGGCGTGTGGGGCGACATTCGAAATGGGGTTGCCCAGGGATGTGACCGTCCAGTCCGTCACGACGGAGGATCGCGAGGAACCCGACGACGACCGCGTGAAAGTTCGGCCCAACGCGTGTCCCAACGGCCACGAGTGTTACGTCATGTTCCGGTTCTAG
- a CDS encoding SDR family NAD(P)-dependent oxidoreductase: protein MLSPTLDDQTALVTGSARGVGREVLLALADCGADVAVQYRTSPEEAEVVADVAREAGVEALTVQADVTDPDSVDALFEAVEAELGTVDILINNVGAFAPERWDELDYATWQTVMETNLDATYLCSKRALPGMRKAGDGRIVNVGYASSEKGLVSPKNFPYFVAKAGVLMFTRMLAADTSEDGITVNAVSPYVVENSAEFPEELPRGRPAHFEDLLQAVLFFLDPDSDYISGANVEVSGGWLPERV from the coding sequence ATGCTCTCGCCGACCCTCGACGATCAGACCGCGCTCGTGACCGGCAGCGCCCGCGGCGTCGGGCGCGAGGTGCTGCTCGCGCTCGCCGACTGCGGGGCGGACGTGGCCGTCCAGTATCGAACCAGCCCCGAGGAAGCCGAGGTAGTCGCCGACGTCGCCCGCGAGGCGGGCGTCGAAGCATTGACCGTCCAGGCGGACGTGACTGACCCGGACAGCGTCGACGCGCTGTTCGAGGCCGTCGAGGCCGAACTCGGAACTGTCGACATATTGATCAACAACGTCGGCGCGTTCGCCCCGGAGCGATGGGACGAACTCGACTATGCCACCTGGCAGACCGTGATGGAGACCAATCTCGACGCGACGTATCTGTGTTCGAAACGCGCGCTGCCGGGAATGCGAAAGGCGGGCGACGGCCGGATCGTCAACGTCGGCTACGCTTCCAGCGAGAAGGGACTGGTCAGCCCGAAGAACTTCCCGTATTTCGTGGCGAAAGCGGGCGTTCTGATGTTCACGCGGATGCTCGCGGCCGATACCAGCGAGGATGGGATCACCGTCAACGCGGTCTCGCCGTACGTCGTCGAGAACTCGGCGGAGTTCCCTGAGGAACTCCCGCGTGGTCGTCCCGCTCACTTCGAGGATCTGCTCCAGGCCGTGCTGTTCTTTCTCGATCCCGACAGTGACTACATCTCGGGTGCGAACGTCGAGGTCTCGGGCGGGTGGCTGCCCGAACGCGTCTGA